From the Chloroflexus aurantiacus J-10-fl genome, one window contains:
- a CDS encoding glycosyltransferase yields MRVAMLSVHSSPLARLGGKEAGGMNVYVRELARELGQRGILVDIFTRSQDRDTPMIVPLSRGVRLISLHAGPAAPYDKNLLLTYLPEFVSRVRCFADGEDLSYDLIHSHYWLSGEAALRLRRVWRAPVVHMFHTLGAMKNSVARSEEEVETKRRIAIERRLMREVDAVVAATPLDRAQMVWHYGADTGRIRVIPCGVDLRRFQPGDRTAARAALGISADAILLVCVGRMEPLKGMDALIRAAARLLADHPEWRDRLQVVLIGGEDETQATLWNGEQRRLDHLRRTLGVQDQVVFAGAQPQERLPLYYVAADVVAAPSHYESFGLAALEALACGAAVVASNVGGLALTIEDRHSGLLFPPDNDAALAAQIERVLTDAELAARLRSAAVQRAAEYSWPTIARRIAALYDELTAANAANWAVRRLVRVS; encoded by the coding sequence ATGCGAGTGGCAATGTTGAGTGTGCATAGTAGTCCGCTGGCCCGGTTGGGTGGTAAAGAAGCGGGCGGGATGAATGTCTACGTGCGCGAGCTGGCCCGTGAATTGGGGCAGCGGGGGATACTGGTTGATATTTTTACCCGTAGTCAAGACCGCGATACGCCAATGATTGTTCCTCTGAGCCGTGGTGTGCGGCTGATTAGCCTGCACGCCGGCCCGGCAGCACCTTACGATAAGAACCTGCTCTTGACCTATCTGCCGGAGTTTGTCAGCCGGGTACGCTGTTTTGCCGATGGTGAAGATTTGAGTTACGATCTCATCCATAGCCATTACTGGCTGTCAGGTGAGGCTGCTCTACGCCTGCGGCGGGTCTGGCGGGCGCCGGTGGTGCACATGTTTCACACTCTGGGCGCTATGAAGAACAGTGTCGCCCGCTCCGAGGAAGAGGTGGAAACGAAGCGTCGGATTGCAATTGAGCGGCGGTTAATGCGCGAGGTTGATGCAGTGGTTGCGGCAACACCGCTTGATCGAGCGCAGATGGTCTGGCATTATGGTGCCGATACCGGGCGAATTCGGGTCATTCCGTGCGGGGTTGATTTGCGTCGCTTTCAACCGGGGGATCGCACTGCGGCACGGGCGGCATTGGGCATTTCGGCAGACGCGATCCTTCTGGTGTGTGTGGGGCGGATGGAACCACTGAAGGGGATGGATGCCCTGATTCGGGCGGCGGCGCGGTTGCTCGCCGACCATCCAGAGTGGCGTGATCGCTTGCAGGTGGTGCTGATCGGTGGTGAAGACGAGACTCAGGCCACACTGTGGAATGGTGAACAGCGCCGTCTCGATCATTTGCGCCGTACCCTGGGCGTGCAAGATCAGGTCGTGTTTGCCGGTGCCCAACCCCAGGAACGTCTACCGCTCTATTACGTGGCTGCCGATGTGGTGGCTGCTCCCTCGCATTATGAGTCGTTTGGGCTGGCTGCCCTCGAAGCACTGGCCTGCGGTGCAGCGGTCGTCGCCTCTAACGTCGGTGGATTGGCATTGACGATTGAAGATCGCCATAGCGGGTTGCTCTTCCCGCCCGATAATGATGCTGCGTTAGCTGCCCAGATTGAACGTGTTCTGACCGACGCAGAGCTGGCTGCACGTCTGCGTTCGGCTGCGGTACAGCGTGCAGCCGAGTATAGCTGGCCGACCATTGCGCGTCGCATTGCTGCGCTTTATGATGAATTGACTGCCGCAAATGCAGCGAATTGGGCGGTACGGCGATTGGTACGGGTGTCGTGA
- a CDS encoding LamB/YcsF family protein, giving the protein MLTIDINCDCGESYGAFQVGDDDGILPFVSSANVACGGHAGDPMVMRRTVRRCRDLGVAVGAHPSYPDLYGFGRRVLPLTPDEIEAWVLTQIGSLAAIARSEKVELRHVKPHGALYNVAARDLTVAMAIARAVAAFSRELALVGLAGSLLITAGHEVGVPVLAEAFADRTYEADGTLRNRHHPDALIIDPAACLAQTLHIIRDGAVRAVDGTLVPLQAATICIHGDTPGAALRAATIRQGLAAAGITVQAPQR; this is encoded by the coding sequence ATGTTGACGATTGATATCAACTGCGATTGTGGTGAGAGTTACGGCGCTTTTCAGGTCGGTGACGACGATGGTATACTGCCGTTTGTCAGTTCGGCAAATGTCGCCTGTGGCGGTCATGCCGGTGATCCGATGGTGATGCGGCGCACTGTCCGGCGTTGCCGTGATCTGGGGGTGGCGGTTGGTGCTCATCCTTCCTACCCCGATCTGTACGGCTTTGGCCGCCGGGTATTACCGCTAACACCGGATGAGATCGAGGCGTGGGTGCTGACTCAGATCGGTTCTTTAGCCGCAATTGCCCGCTCGGAAAAGGTTGAATTGCGCCATGTGAAGCCTCACGGTGCGCTCTACAATGTGGCCGCCCGCGACCTTACCGTGGCGATGGCGATTGCCCGTGCCGTGGCTGCCTTCAGCCGTGAACTGGCTCTGGTTGGATTGGCCGGCTCGTTGCTGATCACCGCCGGCCACGAAGTCGGCGTGCCGGTGCTGGCAGAGGCTTTTGCCGACCGTACCTACGAAGCCGATGGTACGTTGCGCAACCGGCATCATCCCGATGCCCTGATTATCGATCCGGCAGCATGTCTGGCCCAGACACTGCATATTATTCGCGATGGTGCGGTCAGAGCCGTTGATGGCACACTCGTGCCATTACAGGCCGCCACAATTTGTATCCACGGCGATACACCGGGTGCCGCGCTGCGAGCAGCAACGATCCGTCAGGGTCTGGCTGCCGCAGGCATCACCGTACAGGCGCCACAACGATGA
- the pxpB gene encoding 5-oxoprolinase subunit PxpB, with the protein MSGRVDPFGEAAFLVRWPTDLAGAGAPLAAMAALQSDPPPGLIDLVPAIDSLLVCFDPLIANRDLLAARLADLAAHPPLTAMPVGREVVIPVRYGGDEGPDLHEVAAQSGLSPDEVVALHTGTVQRVLMIGFAPGYPYLGWLPPALHLPRRATPRLAVPAGSVAIAAGMTGIYPTKLPGGWHIIGRTGLRLFNPTADPPTLLQPGDRVRFVREE; encoded by the coding sequence ATGAGCGGACGGGTAGATCCATTTGGCGAAGCAGCGTTCCTGGTGCGCTGGCCGACCGATCTGGCCGGCGCAGGGGCACCGCTGGCCGCAATGGCTGCACTCCAATCCGATCCACCCCCCGGTTTGATCGATCTGGTGCCGGCAATTGACTCGCTACTGGTCTGTTTCGATCCGTTGATCGCCAATCGTGATCTTCTTGCCGCCCGTCTGGCCGATCTGGCTGCACATCCACCCTTAACCGCGATGCCCGTCGGACGTGAGGTGGTTATTCCGGTGCGTTACGGCGGCGATGAGGGGCCTGATCTCCACGAGGTCGCTGCCCAATCCGGGTTGTCACCGGATGAGGTAGTGGCCTTACATACCGGTACCGTACAGCGTGTGCTGATGATCGGTTTTGCTCCGGGCTACCCTTATCTGGGCTGGTTACCGCCAGCCCTTCATCTGCCACGGCGGGCAACGCCGCGCCTGGCAGTTCCCGCCGGATCGGTGGCAATTGCTGCCGGTATGACCGGTATCTATCCGACAAAGTTGCCCGGCGGCTGGCATATCATCGGTCGCACCGGCCTGCGATTGTTCAATCCGACTGCTGATCCACCGACGCTGTTGCAACCGGGTGATCGGGTGCGCTTTGTGCGAGAAGAGTGA
- a CDS encoding MFS transporter, which translates to MKPSLALLIVGALYLGVGWMLSAIGPSLPGLAAQVGREVTDLGAVFTAFSLGGVLASVGVGSAIQRWGMRPVIAIGAALMGGGMLALGFSPVLIGMLLGAGMAGFGYGGMLAGGNLLIARLYHGAAGALNALNLFFSVGSIGGPLLVALMLTLVDRPQAAIWIGALLMLALVWPATQLREPTQAPSAQMAGPPRWLAAVMCGLLMFTYIGTEIGIGGWIALILERGGGLAAPIAALGSSLFWGMLTAGRMAAIFWGDRLGALRMLLLCLIGLGSGGLLLVIGVNQVALALVAVALMGLSCGPIFPTTMLLITQSAGRSAAALSVALTIGTGGGLFLPALFGQLIGWFGPVSGAILVVVDAGVMLLLLLVARHGMKRVPRIAEAPVG; encoded by the coding sequence GTGAAACCATCATTGGCTTTATTGATAGTAGGCGCTCTTTACCTGGGTGTGGGCTGGATGTTGTCGGCTATCGGGCCGAGTCTTCCTGGCCTTGCAGCTCAGGTCGGGCGTGAAGTGACCGATCTGGGCGCTGTGTTTACGGCGTTTTCCCTGGGTGGCGTGCTGGCTTCTGTAGGCGTCGGTTCGGCCATCCAGCGCTGGGGGATGCGTCCCGTGATTGCAATTGGTGCTGCGCTGATGGGTGGCGGCATGCTGGCACTCGGTTTCAGTCCGGTTCTGATTGGGATGTTGCTTGGGGCCGGTATGGCCGGTTTTGGTTACGGCGGTATGCTGGCCGGCGGGAACCTGCTAATCGCACGCCTGTACCATGGCGCTGCCGGTGCCTTGAATGCCCTGAATCTGTTCTTTAGTGTTGGTTCAATTGGCGGCCCTTTGCTGGTTGCGCTGATGTTGACACTTGTCGACCGTCCCCAGGCTGCCATCTGGATCGGCGCACTGCTCATGCTGGCTCTGGTCTGGCCGGCCACCCAATTGCGTGAGCCGACGCAGGCCCCCTCCGCCCAGATGGCCGGGCCGCCACGCTGGCTGGCAGCCGTGATGTGTGGGTTGCTGATGTTTACCTACATCGGTACCGAAATCGGCATTGGTGGTTGGATTGCGCTGATTCTCGAACGCGGTGGTGGTCTGGCTGCGCCGATTGCAGCCCTGGGCAGTAGTCTGTTCTGGGGGATGTTGACCGCCGGGCGCATGGCGGCCATCTTTTGGGGAGATCGCCTGGGTGCGTTGCGTATGCTGCTCTTGTGTCTGATCGGTCTTGGCTCCGGTGGTTTGCTGTTAGTCATCGGTGTTAATCAGGTCGCTTTAGCACTGGTTGCAGTTGCGCTGATGGGGCTATCGTGTGGCCCGATCTTCCCTACGACGATGCTGTTGATCACACAGTCTGCTGGTCGTAGTGCGGCTGCGCTGAGTGTTGCGCTGACCATCGGTACCGGTGGTGGGTTGTTTCTGCCGGCACTCTTTGGTCAACTGATCGGCTGGTTTGGCCCGGTGAGTGGCGCAATTCTGGTTGTGGTTGATGCCGGTGTGATGCTATTGCTGCTGCTTGTGGCACGACATGGGATGAAACGGGTGCCGAGAATTGCCGAGGCACCAGTAGGGTAG